Proteins co-encoded in one Candidatus Polarisedimenticolaceae bacterium genomic window:
- a CDS encoding DUF1844 domain-containing protein: MAEGDVLEEKERDKGKPGIKVTDRRHFTSEGERRADVEEEPEHGAPPAAARSEPEARRPAEEARFERRSVEEPEGVDFTMLINAMAQPALLYLGEIPHPATGQPTLDLEGARIQIDMLDLLRVKTRGNLTPQEEGLLESVLYQLRMRYVARTQSAG, translated from the coding sequence ATGGCCGAAGGAGACGTTCTAGAGGAGAAGGAACGGGACAAGGGGAAGCCCGGCATCAAGGTCACGGACCGGCGCCATTTCACCTCCGAAGGCGAGAGGCGCGCCGACGTCGAGGAGGAGCCCGAGCACGGGGCTCCGCCCGCCGCCGCAAGGTCCGAGCCGGAGGCCCGCCGGCCCGCGGAGGAGGCACGCTTCGAGCGCAGGTCGGTGGAAGAGCCCGAGGGCGTCGACTTCACCATGCTGATCAACGCGATGGCGCAGCCCGCGTTGCTCTACCTCGGTGAGATCCCGCACCCGGCCACAGGCCAGCCGACGCTCGACCTCGAGGGCGCGCGGATCCAGATCGACATGCTCGATCTCCTCCGCGTGAAGACCCGCGGCAACCTCACCCCCCAGGAGGAGGGACTCCTGGAGAGCGTCCTGTACCAGCTCCGCATGCGCTACGTCGCGCGAACGCAGTCGGCGGGCTAG
- a CDS encoding tetratricopeptide repeat protein, whose translation MRIGLRLLGAALIVAVASGSGSAAEVETGVIRLNDHTPAPDPEPAATLAGPLVDARRGFDVQAFDGRFEGLWFQRKAYQTDGREEEAAKQSEKLREFVSDEGVRRMETPAGALLLEARGWMREGNYTRALATLSLAESLDPDRPQIQLARARALSGSGAGVMPAAAEAVKAARGTIRLAVRDLTAVHESALVLVGALLAAIALMSLFMILRYQVAIRHDVEEWLVRSDRESLAKAGGLLVVLLPFVVWIGAGWATVWWLVLSFRYMRRAERALAAVLLALAALAYPAYRFAVGLYGLAADPTIRTTIAAANGGYDPDRIVKLRELVDAHPDDPMYRFLLAGLYKNGRYFEEAFEGYKRVLQDSPSTYQARINLGNIYFLIGQYGEATSNYRQALETRPDSALAYYDMYVAQSDSFKLKEAAESLAKAREIDAETTTRLLTQGSQDAGSPKVVDAAIDFDSIWRATVEGRHLREWLDAGPEGPRWRTLASTLLNPLSLVALLGLVLAVASLAVFRGAPASRCTRCGHPFCAHCKAAREGHEYCNQCVHLFVLGDGLAPETKSMKLYEVERHERWGRRVRRIGSAVLPGAGDLLAGRAWVGFTLLALWILALVAGYPSCLAPAEAALGMTVRIADLRPVALPDVYGLNAATLLAIPLAALVWLTANVARRRMNER comes from the coding sequence GTGAGGATCGGACTTCGGCTTCTCGGAGCGGCGCTCATCGTCGCCGTCGCGTCCGGGAGCGGTTCTGCGGCCGAAGTCGAGACCGGCGTCATCCGTCTCAACGACCACACCCCGGCGCCTGATCCCGAGCCCGCCGCGACCCTGGCCGGCCCGCTCGTCGACGCGCGCCGCGGCTTCGACGTGCAGGCGTTCGACGGAAGGTTCGAAGGCCTCTGGTTCCAGAGGAAGGCGTATCAAACCGACGGCCGCGAAGAGGAGGCCGCCAAGCAATCGGAGAAGCTCCGCGAGTTCGTCTCGGACGAGGGTGTGCGCCGGATGGAGACGCCGGCCGGCGCCCTCCTCCTCGAGGCGCGCGGTTGGATGCGCGAGGGGAATTACACGCGCGCGCTGGCGACCCTCTCGCTCGCGGAGTCGCTCGATCCCGACCGGCCGCAGATCCAGCTCGCGCGCGCTCGCGCGCTCTCGGGCTCCGGCGCCGGGGTCATGCCGGCCGCCGCCGAGGCGGTCAAGGCGGCGCGCGGGACGATCCGGCTCGCCGTCCGCGACCTCACCGCCGTCCACGAGTCGGCGCTCGTCCTCGTCGGGGCGCTCCTCGCCGCTATCGCGCTGATGTCCCTCTTCATGATCCTGCGCTACCAGGTCGCGATCCGGCACGACGTCGAGGAGTGGCTCGTGAGGAGCGACCGCGAGAGCCTCGCCAAGGCCGGCGGCTTGCTGGTGGTCCTCCTCCCGTTCGTCGTCTGGATCGGCGCCGGCTGGGCGACGGTGTGGTGGCTCGTCCTCTCGTTCCGCTACATGCGCCGCGCGGAGCGCGCGCTCGCCGCCGTCCTGCTCGCCCTCGCCGCGCTCGCTTACCCGGCGTACCGGTTCGCCGTGGGTCTCTACGGCCTCGCCGCCGACCCGACGATCCGGACGACGATCGCCGCCGCGAACGGCGGCTACGACCCCGACCGCATCGTGAAGCTGCGCGAGCTCGTCGACGCGCATCCGGACGACCCGATGTACCGGTTCCTCCTCGCCGGCCTCTACAAGAACGGCCGCTATTTCGAGGAGGCGTTCGAAGGCTACAAGCGGGTCCTCCAGGACTCGCCGTCGACCTACCAGGCCCGGATCAACCTCGGGAACATCTACTTCCTCATCGGCCAGTACGGCGAGGCGACCAGCAACTACCGCCAGGCGCTCGAGACGCGTCCGGACTCGGCGCTCGCGTACTACGACATGTACGTGGCGCAGTCGGACTCGTTCAAGCTCAAGGAAGCGGCGGAGTCGCTCGCAAAGGCGCGCGAGATCGATGCGGAGACGACGACGCGCTTGCTCACGCAGGGGAGCCAGGACGCGGGCTCCCCGAAGGTCGTCGACGCCGCGATCGACTTCGACTCGATCTGGCGGGCCACGGTCGAAGGCCGCCACCTTCGCGAATGGCTCGACGCCGGCCCCGAGGGGCCGCGCTGGCGCACCCTCGCGAGCACGCTGCTGAACCCGCTGAGCCTCGTGGCACTCCTCGGCCTCGTCCTCGCCGTCGCCTCGCTCGCCGTCTTCCGCGGCGCCCCCGCGTCGCGGTGCACGCGCTGCGGGCACCCCTTCTGCGCGCACTGCAAGGCGGCCCGCGAGGGTCACGAGTACTGCAATCAGTGCGTCCACCTCTTCGTGCTCGGCGACGGGCTCGCCCCCGAGACGAAGAGCATGAAGCTCTACGAGGTCGAGCGGCACGAGCGGTGGGGCCGCCGCGTGCGCCGTATCGGCTCGGCGGTCCTGCCCGGGGCTGGCGATCTCCTCGCCGGCCGCGCGTGGGTCGGGTTCACGCTCCTGGCACTCTGGATCTTGGCGCTCGTCGCCGGCTACCCGTCGTGCTTGGCCCCCGCGGAGGCCGCGCTCGGGATGACCGTGAGGATCGCCGATCTCCGGCCCGTGGCGCTCCCCGACGTCTACGGCTTGAACGCTGCGACCCTCCTCGCGATCCCGCTCGCGGCGCTCGTGTGGCTCACCGCGAACGTCGCCCGCCGTCGCATGAACGAGCGCTGA